A stretch of DNA from Tautonia rosea:
GATGGGGTCGGGGCAGACGCGCTGTTCGGGCTTCGGGGCCCGCTCAGGGGGCAGGGTCGCGAAGAACTCCCGATCCAGGAACCCCCGGAAACTCAAGGGGTGCTGCGGGTCGATCAAGGCCCCAGACTCATCCAGGAACTCGTCCATCTGGATGAGGGTGGTGCCGGAGAGGTCGAGCCCCTCGTCCTGGACGAGCCGGGCCAGATGGCGGTACTGCCCGACCGGCCCGACCGGGACGATCAGGCAGGTGGGCCGCCCTTGCCGGGTGTGTTCGACCACCTCGGCGGCCATGACTCGGGCCATCTCCACCATCAGGGCCTCAGCGTCTCCGGCGATGCGGACCCGGACGCGGGCCCCTCGGCCGAGGTCGTCCCGAGGAATGGTCATCACGTCCCAGATGTTCATGGCGAGGGCCTGGAGGGGTTCGCTGGTCGAGTCAAGACGAGCCCGCATTGAGGGGCTGAGCCGCGTCTTTTGAGTGTTCCGAACCCGTCGAGGATCTTCAAGGAGGAGCGTTCAGAACGGACTGTCCCCGGGATCGGCCCGCTTCGGGGGGGACGATCACGCGGTCGGATCGAGGAATCGGGTGGGAGGTCACGGTCGAGGGGACGAGTCCGAGGGGGGTCGAGGGCCTTCGGCGGACGACGTCGGGCCGTCGGGAAGGGGGGAGGAC
This window harbors:
- a CDS encoding glucosamine-6-phosphate isomerase → MRARLDSTSEPLQALAMNIWDVMTIPRDDLGRGARVRVRIAGDAEALMVEMARVMAAEVVEHTRQGRPTCLIVPVGPVGQYRHLARLVQDEGLDLSGTTLIQMDEFLDESGALIDPQHPLSFRGFLDREFFATLPPERAPKPEQRVCPDPIAPDRIADRIREAGGVDVCFGGIGLNGHLAFNEPEPEASVDDFASRPTRVLDVAPASRAHMAVNLSCALALIPTRAVTLGMNEILGARRVRIFANRSWQQGIVRLAVHGPLSASCPASLLRLHEDTEIVITDEVAQPVEVRLR